GAACGCCGATCAATCGCACCGTCCCGACGCCTTCAATCTGTAACAGGGTCGGACTTTGAACGGCAGAGCAAACATAGACGCCGCTTTTAGGGACAGGTGCTTCTTGCGCCAGCGCCAACAGCGTCAAAGCAGATAAAACACCGATCGCCAGCCAACATAACCCACGCACCATCCCGCTGTCGCCTCCTTTTGCGGCTGGCAAAGATTGTAAAACAGCACAGATGCGGCGTCAATCAACGCGCCATCGCTACTGACAACCCCATCTGCCAGATTCCCGTCGGCATTAAACCCAATAGCACGACGCCCAATGCGCACACGGCGACGATGCCCCATCCAATCCGCCAGGGCATAATGGGGCGTGTCCACTCGGTCGGCGCCTGAGCAAACATAACCATCGCCGCTCGCAAGTAATAGAACGCAGAAACCACGCTGTTGATCACGGCGACGATAACCAACCACAAATAGCCCGCTTCTAACGCCGCACGGAAAACGGCGAACTTCGCCCAAAACCCTGCCGTGAAGGGGATGCCCGTCAAAGACGCCATGAAAATGAGCATTGCCCAACCTAACGCCGGCGACCGATGGGCTAACCCCACGACATCGTCTAAAGCCGCCGGCGCTCCGTCCGAGCGTTCCACCAACTGCAAAACGCCGAACGCCCCAACTGTCATCACCGTGTAAGCGAACCCGTAGACGACCAATGCAGTTGCCCCCGCTTCGTTCAACGCCAACACACCCAAAAGCATGTAACCTGCATGGGCGATAGACGAATACGCCAGCATCCGCTTTAGGTTGCGCTGGGGCAACGCCGCAAGGTTTGCCAGCGTCATCGTTAAGACCGCGATAGCGCTCAGCGCCCCACTCCAGACCGTTTGAAGGGGGGCTGCGCCAAAGCCCAACGCGAGCACCCGAAAGAGCGCCGCGACAGCCACTGCCTTCGGCGCCGTCGCCATGAACGCTGCGATCGGCGTTAGCGCCCCATCGTAGGCGTCCGGCGCCCATTGGTGAAACGGCACCAACGCGATTTTGAACGCCAACCCGACCACCAACAACCCCAAGCCAATCATCAGCAAACGCGGTTGCTGCAATGCTGTCGTTGAAAGCGTTACCAAGTTAGTCGTTCCCGCTGCACCGTAAACGAAGGCGATGCCGTAAATGAGAAACGCGGACGCCATCGCTCCCAACACCAAATACTTCAACGCCGCTTCTGTCGGATAGGGACGGTCAGACGCATAGCCTGTCAGGACATATAACGCCAACGACAAAGTGTCAATTGCCAAAAAAACGACGACCAAATCCGTCGCACTGACCAACAACATTCCGCCCACGCACGCCAACAAAAGTAGCGCACAGTATTCGCTGAAACGGCGCAACCACCCCTGCTCGCGCAGGTATTCCCACGACAAACCCAACGCTAACAGAGCGCCCAGCGTCAGCAACAAGTGGAAAGCGATCGCGAAGTTGTCCAGCCGCAACATCACCGAACCGTCCAAAACAGCCTCCGCGCTCTGACCGAACGACGCCAACGCTACCGCCGCCGCAATGAGTAACCCCAACAGAGTGGAATTGAAGGCTGTTTCGCGGGCTCTTCCCTTAGAAAGTGCGGCAATTAATAACACCCACAAGGCGGTGACAACCAAAACCGTTTCCGTGCGAGCGGCACTGAGCACCGACTCCCACCATCCGTCCATGCAGCAGAACCCCCTCGTGGTCTTTCGGTCATTGACATGTGGGCACAAGCACCGTCTTGCCGATAAAGGCATAGCGCACCCTTTTCCCTCTGTCAACCCGTTTACGACAAACTTGATCGCGTTTGAAGCCCCGCTCACAATAAACTTCTCGCGTTTTCATCAATCCTGCCAAATCACCCCTCTACCTCCTTCCTTTGCCGACTTTTGCCGCAACCCCTCCTTGATCAGTATCCCCAACACCACCTATCTTACCCTTCGTTTTTGCCTTCTTGCTTACCCCTCGCTTCCATCAAATTCATCCTCCCATCCCCCTGCTTCCTCAGACAATCTGCATTGTCGCCGTGCGGTGCAAAAAGGAGACAAAAGAGTGTGGGGTGCTTAAAGGCTCTGAGGAAATACCGGTGAGACGGGTGAAATCCCTTTGTAAGCTAAGCGCGGGCGCTTTCACCATTAACAAGGTCACGAGTTTGTTGAGAACCGCGAGGAAATGGCGCAGCAAGTTGAGGGGACACTCGCTTCGGTCAGCAAACTTCTCCCGTCCACTCCGATTGTGCAAAAATTGTGGCTGAAAGACCAGCGGTGAGTTAAGCGAAGGAGTGGCAAAGATGAAGCAATGGGTAAGTTTTTTGATGATGGTTCAAGTTGTGGTAGTCTCCTCCCTTTCCGCTCAAGTTGTCAGCAACGGTCGCGTTCAAGTCGCTGCGGTGAGTGAGAAAGGACGGTATCTGGGCTTCTCGGTTCAACCAGTCGGTCGCAGCAAGCCGATAGCCATTGTCCGATTCGGCAGCCTTGACAATATTTTCGCATCCACAGTTCGGACTCTCAAGGAGAAAACAACTCAAGTGTTGCTGTTCAGCCAGTTAAAAGCCGATTCAACCCCAGACCTTGCCCCGTCTTCGTTCGTTGAGGTTCGCTTGTTCGCCAACGACCCCTACCCGCAAGTTCGCTTCAGGTTGCAACTTCGCGGTTTTGATGTTTCAGAGTGGCAAAAAGCCTGTGGACAAGTTCCTTTCCACTTCTTTGTTTGCTCGCTTCCCGGCGCGGAAATTTTCCACCAACGCGGCTGGATGATCGGCACACCTGTCATTGACAGATACATTTTGCTTGACGCCGGTCCAACCAACTTCATCCAAGCGCAGTGGGCGAAAGGTTGGAGTTACGCACCGCCTTTCGGTGCTTACCCGCTGCCCATCGTTGGACTGTGGAAACCATCGGAGCGAACCTACATCGCTTACGAGTTCCTGACAGCGAGGTTGACTGACCACAGCGAGCGTTACCTTGCGAGTGCTTATTGCTGGGACATGGGACGAGGGACACAGGACAAGGGGCGAGAATTTTTCGCACTTGTTTTCCCCTACGCTGTCAACGGTTTTCGCGAGTTGCGCTACCCGCAAGGCGACGAGACAATTGAGAGCCACTTCCGCATTCTCTGGCACACGAACTTGCTGAGCACCGATGACCCAAACCGTTTCGTTCACCGTTGGCTTTGGCAAAACTTCGCCGACAAGTTACCAAGCGCTCCCGTGATGAATGAATTTGGTTGGTTGCCGAAAAACCTCAGGTTGACATCGTTCCCGAGACCGGGTTTGGGCGATTTGTTCGCCACGACAGGAGAAGATAACCCGTTTCAAAAGCCGGGCAACATCGCAGCCGTCGGCGTTGATTTCGCAACGCCCGTCATTGACTATCAATTCATCGCTCGCAACGAGGCTGCATTGAAACGCTTGCGCGAGCAACTTGACAAACTTGTCACTTTCGCTCATCACTTCACCGTTAATGGTGACCGGTGTG
This window of the bacterium HR17 genome carries:
- the nuoN_1 gene encoding NADH-quinone oxidoreductase subunit N — encoded protein: MDGWWESVLSAARTETVLVVTALWVLLIAALSKGRARETAFNSTLLGLLIAAAVALASFGQSAEAVLDGSVMLRLDNFAIAFHLLLTLGALLALGLSWEYLREQGWLRRFSEYCALLLLACVGGMLLVSATDLVVVFLAIDTLSLALYVLTGYASDRPYPTEAALKYLVLGAMASAFLIYGIAFVYGAAGTTNLVTLSTTALQQPRLLMIGLGLLVVGLAFKIALVPFHQWAPDAYDGALTPIAAFMATAPKAVAVAALFRVLALGFGAAPLQTVWSGALSAIAVLTMTLANLAALPQRNLKRMLAYSSIAHAGYMLLGVLALNEAGATALVVYGFAYTVMTVGAFGVLQLVERSDGAPAALDDVVGLAHRSPALGWAMLIFMASLTGIPFTAGFWAKFAVFRAALEAGYLWLVIVAVINSVVSAFYYLRAAMVMFAQAPTEWTRPIMPWRIGWGIVAVCALGVVLLGLMPTGIWQMGLSVAMAR